From the Ruania alkalisoli genome, one window contains:
- a CDS encoding acetylxylan esterase has product MTLFDLPLEQLRTYRNQRPAPTGLEEFWDRTLDEARSAGGEVECLPASSGLMTVDAYDVTFPGFAGEPVKAWWLLPRGVPGQRPVVIEMLGYGGGRGLVHERLHWVSHGFAQLVMDTRGQGSTWNAGATADPHGSGPAAPGMLTRGVDHPDHLYFRRLATDAVRAVDAVRHLPGADPARIATVGHSQGGALALAAAALHPLVAATAARAPFLCGIARAASLTDLPPYGELSGYLAVHRGTAEQVLAVLEHIDVSHLAPRIACPAWVSVGLMDATCPPSGIFGAINVMPTAPELRVWPWNGHEAGGADDDAHLAAWLTDLLT; this is encoded by the coding sequence ATGACACTGTTCGATCTGCCGCTCGAGCAGCTGCGTACCTACCGGAACCAGCGCCCGGCACCAACGGGCCTGGAGGAGTTCTGGGACCGCACGCTTGACGAGGCGCGCTCGGCCGGCGGAGAGGTGGAGTGCCTGCCTGCGTCCTCGGGTCTGATGACCGTTGACGCTTACGACGTCACCTTCCCCGGCTTCGCGGGCGAGCCGGTGAAGGCATGGTGGCTGCTTCCGCGAGGTGTGCCGGGGCAGCGCCCGGTCGTGATCGAGATGCTCGGCTACGGCGGCGGCCGCGGACTCGTGCATGAGCGGCTGCACTGGGTCAGCCACGGGTTCGCGCAGCTGGTCATGGACACGCGTGGGCAGGGCAGTACCTGGAACGCCGGTGCGACAGCCGACCCGCACGGGTCCGGCCCGGCTGCCCCTGGGATGCTCACCCGCGGGGTGGACCACCCCGACCACCTGTACTTCCGGCGGCTGGCCACCGATGCGGTCCGTGCCGTGGACGCCGTCCGGCACCTGCCCGGAGCAGACCCGGCCCGGATCGCGACGGTCGGGCACAGTCAAGGCGGTGCGCTCGCCCTGGCCGCGGCCGCGCTGCACCCGCTGGTGGCTGCTACTGCGGCCCGGGCGCCGTTCCTGTGCGGAATCGCCCGTGCCGCCTCGCTCACCGATCTGCCGCCCTACGGTGAGCTCTCCGGGTACCTGGCGGTCCACCGCGGCACGGCTGAGCAGGTGCTGGCCGTACTCGAACACATCGACGTCTCCCACCTGGCGCCCCGGATCGCCTGCCCGGCCTGGGTCTCGGTGGGGCTGATGGATGCCACCTGCCCGCCGTCGGGGATCTTCGGGGCGATCAACGTCATGCCCACCGCCCCCGAGTTGCGGGTGTGGCCGTGGAACGGCCACGAGGCGGGAGGTGCCGACGACGACGCGCACCTGGCCGCCTGGCTCACCGACCTGCTCACGTGA
- a CDS encoding enolase C-terminal domain-like protein, giving the protein MKIAAIRATTVTVPLEAPLRHSNGAHWGRFVRTIVEVEADNGLIGLGELGGGGQSAEAAVTGLTDYLVGHDPADTEALRFMIANPTASLYNNRTQLLAAIEFACLDLVGQQAGLPVHALLGGKVREEVEFASYLFYRYPGPDGTGEVRTNEQLVAEAQRLREDHGFRVHKLKGGVFDTDHELAGYQALAEAMGPADKLRYDPNGALSVGESIRFAKAIEDLPNDYLEDPVYSLPGMRQVRENTHILLATNTVVVNTEQLATTILNPAVDVVLLDTTFWGGIRPCLKAAAICEAFSLGVAVHSSGELGIQLATMLHLGAAVPNLTYAADAHYHHLLDDVVQGGKRPYVNGKMTVPTEPGLGVKLDRDKVAEYAELYRELGDYPYDRDPGRPGWYPLLPNTSFADPREDRLPEALAAEYARR; this is encoded by the coding sequence ATGAAGATCGCCGCCATCCGGGCGACAACCGTGACGGTCCCGTTGGAGGCACCGTTGCGGCACTCCAACGGTGCTCACTGGGGCCGCTTCGTGCGCACCATCGTGGAGGTGGAGGCCGACAACGGCCTGATCGGTCTCGGTGAGCTCGGCGGCGGCGGACAGAGTGCTGAGGCTGCGGTCACCGGCTTGACCGACTACCTGGTGGGGCACGATCCCGCCGATACCGAGGCCTTGCGGTTCATGATCGCCAACCCGACAGCGAGCCTGTACAACAACCGCACCCAACTGCTCGCCGCGATCGAGTTCGCCTGCCTCGATCTCGTGGGCCAGCAGGCGGGCCTGCCCGTGCACGCCTTGCTCGGCGGGAAGGTGCGCGAGGAGGTGGAGTTCGCCTCCTACCTCTTCTACCGCTATCCGGGCCCGGACGGCACCGGTGAGGTACGAACGAACGAGCAGCTCGTCGCCGAGGCGCAGCGCCTGCGGGAGGATCACGGATTCCGGGTGCACAAGCTCAAGGGTGGCGTCTTCGACACCGACCACGAACTGGCGGGTTACCAGGCGCTCGCCGAGGCGATGGGACCGGCGGACAAGCTGCGCTACGACCCGAACGGGGCCCTGAGCGTGGGGGAGTCGATCCGGTTCGCGAAGGCGATCGAGGATCTGCCCAACGACTACCTCGAGGATCCGGTCTACTCGCTGCCGGGGATGCGGCAGGTACGCGAGAACACCCACATCCTGCTCGCCACCAACACCGTGGTCGTCAACACCGAGCAGCTGGCCACCACCATCCTCAACCCGGCCGTCGACGTCGTCCTGCTCGACACCACCTTCTGGGGCGGGATCCGGCCCTGCCTGAAGGCCGCCGCGATCTGCGAGGCGTTCTCCCTCGGCGTGGCCGTCCACTCCTCCGGCGAGCTGGGCATTCAGCTCGCCACCATGCTGCACCTGGGTGCGGCCGTGCCGAACCTGACCTACGCGGCCGATGCCCACTATCACCACCTGCTTGACGACGTCGTGCAGGGAGGCAAACGCCCGTACGTGAACGGGAAGATGACCGTCCCCACCGAACCCGGGCTCGGGGTGAAACTCGACCGGGACAAGGTGGCCGAGTACGCCGAGCTGTACCGCGAGCTCGGCGACTACCCCTATGACCGCGACCCCGGCCGCCCGGGCTGGTACCCGCTGCTTCCGAACACCTCCTTCGCCGACCCCCGCGAGGACCGCCTGCCGGAGGCGCTCGCGGCCGAGTACGCGAGGCGCTGA
- a CDS encoding SDR family oxidoreductase produces MTDTHTGSVIVTGAGAGIGAGVVGRLTDDGRRVYALDRDSGGVTALSASTPEQVVPVVADVTEATSMRQAFVTIADDAAHRGEPVQGLVCAAGIQTYGTVADEDAMATFDRVMAVNVRGAFLAAHLAVPLIRDGGGGAVVLVSSVQAYVAQQQVAAYSATKGALLSLTRAMAIDHAADGIRVNAVCPGSVDTPMLRWAAGLQVAGEGPADPSAVDAIVADWGRAHPLGRVARPEEVGDVVAYLLSDRSSFVTGADVKVDGGLTAGNAVALGKEDS; encoded by the coding sequence GTGACAGACACCCACACCGGATCGGTCATCGTGACCGGCGCAGGTGCCGGGATCGGCGCAGGCGTCGTCGGCCGGCTCACCGACGATGGCCGCCGCGTCTACGCCCTCGACCGTGACTCCGGCGGTGTGACGGCGCTCTCCGCCAGTACACCTGAGCAGGTCGTGCCCGTGGTGGCGGACGTCACCGAGGCGACTTCGATGCGCCAGGCATTCGTCACGATCGCCGACGACGCAGCTCACCGTGGCGAGCCCGTCCAGGGCCTGGTCTGTGCGGCCGGTATCCAGACGTATGGCACGGTCGCGGACGAGGACGCGATGGCCACCTTCGACCGGGTGATGGCTGTCAACGTCCGTGGCGCCTTTCTGGCGGCGCATCTGGCCGTGCCACTGATCCGCGATGGTGGCGGCGGAGCCGTCGTGCTGGTGTCCTCGGTCCAGGCCTACGTCGCCCAGCAGCAGGTCGCCGCCTATTCCGCCACCAAGGGTGCACTGCTCTCCCTGACCCGGGCGATGGCCATCGACCATGCCGCCGACGGGATCCGTGTGAACGCCGTCTGCCCAGGGTCGGTCGATACACCGATGCTGCGGTGGGCGGCAGGATTGCAGGTCGCGGGCGAGGGTCCGGCAGATCCTTCAGCCGTCGACGCGATCGTGGCCGACTGGGGACGTGCGCACCCCCTCGGCCGGGTCGCACGCCCCGAGGAGGTCGGTGACGTCGTCGCCTACCTGCTCAGCGACAGGTCGTCGTTCGTGACCGGTGCGGACGTGAAGGTGGACGGTGGGCTCACGGCGGGCAACGCCGTCGCGCTCGGCAAGGAGGACTCATGA
- a CDS encoding carbohydrate ABC transporter permease: MALRRLILGILGILWLVPVYLLLANASKLPAEFGDYGLWEPGTLGGLWANFAEAFERGKLSGGLLSTATYAIVSPLIAVIVGAAAGFSIVALRLRHGFAWFVVIFASSIFPLQMILMPLFVGYAETGLFNTRVGMILVYTVIAVPFSAFVMRNFFTGIAHQVFEAAVVDGASTLRIFVAIYLPMALPALIAVFILQATFIWNDLLLGLTLTQSAEVRPIITALSALQSTYGGSAMSTVLAGGLLVSLPTVVLFLATQRVFTRGLSLGQF, from the coding sequence ATGGCATTGCGACGACTCATTCTCGGGATTCTCGGCATCCTCTGGCTCGTACCGGTCTACCTGCTGCTCGCCAATGCTTCCAAGCTGCCGGCCGAGTTCGGTGACTACGGGCTGTGGGAACCGGGAACACTCGGCGGGCTGTGGGCCAATTTCGCGGAGGCTTTCGAGCGCGGCAAGCTCTCCGGTGGTCTGCTCTCCACCGCCACCTACGCGATCGTCTCCCCGCTGATCGCGGTGATCGTCGGCGCTGCGGCCGGATTCTCGATCGTCGCTTTGCGGCTGCGGCACGGATTCGCCTGGTTCGTGGTGATCTTCGCATCCTCGATCTTCCCGCTGCAGATGATCCTGATGCCGCTCTTCGTCGGCTACGCCGAGACGGGCCTGTTCAACACCCGCGTCGGGATGATCCTCGTGTACACGGTGATCGCGGTTCCGTTCTCGGCGTTCGTGATGCGCAACTTCTTCACCGGGATCGCCCACCAGGTCTTCGAGGCCGCGGTGGTGGACGGTGCCTCCACACTGCGGATCTTCGTCGCCATCTACCTGCCGATGGCCCTACCGGCGCTGATCGCCGTGTTCATCCTGCAGGCCACGTTCATCTGGAACGACCTGCTCCTCGGCCTCACGCTCACCCAATCGGCCGAGGTGCGCCCCATCATCACCGCGCTCTCGGCCCTGCAGTCCACCTACGGCGGGTCGGCGATGTCGACCGTGCTGGCCGGTGGTCTGCTGGTCTCATTGCCCACCGTGGTGCTCTTCCTCGCGACCCAGCGTGTGTTCACCCGCGGCCTCTCCCTCGGCCAGTTCTAG
- a CDS encoding carbohydrate ABC transporter permease codes for MPTPRQAELQAASRPKNAYRLSSIGFVAPSVLLVAVVLYLPFIWTTYISFTEYNGLGDPTWVGLENYREMFADPEFLTSIRNTLFWVVGTIALPVGLGLLIATLSHGMPKATWFRLPFLIPYAVSGVAVGVIWSFVLQTNGALSQALEFLHLPGSELRWLLDGPLNTFVMIGASTWQGAGVNALLFGIGLQSIPKEPIEAARVDGASGFTLFRTMTWPMLAPLTTVVVGLAIVGSLKTFDVIWGMTKGGPGRVSETLALTMFKETFVNNSYGLGAAVALFLTVVTVLASILYLRRQLADSRGA; via the coding sequence ATGCCCACCCCCCGGCAGGCCGAGCTGCAGGCTGCCAGCCGGCCGAAGAACGCCTACCGGCTCTCGAGTATCGGCTTCGTAGCGCCGTCGGTGCTGCTCGTGGCCGTCGTCCTGTACCTGCCGTTCATCTGGACCACCTACATCAGCTTCACCGAGTACAACGGTCTCGGTGATCCAACCTGGGTCGGGCTCGAGAACTACCGGGAGATGTTCGCCGATCCGGAGTTCCTCACCTCGATCCGCAACACGCTGTTCTGGGTGGTCGGCACGATCGCCCTCCCCGTCGGCCTGGGTCTGCTCATCGCCACGCTCAGCCACGGCATGCCCAAAGCCACCTGGTTCCGGCTGCCGTTCCTGATCCCATACGCCGTCTCCGGGGTCGCCGTCGGAGTGATCTGGTCCTTCGTGCTCCAGACGAACGGCGCGCTCAGCCAGGCTCTGGAGTTCCTGCACCTGCCGGGTTCGGAGCTGCGATGGCTGTTGGACGGACCGCTCAACACCTTCGTGATGATCGGCGCCTCCACCTGGCAGGGCGCCGGCGTCAACGCGTTGCTCTTCGGAATCGGCCTGCAGTCCATCCCGAAGGAGCCGATCGAGGCAGCCCGGGTGGACGGCGCCAGCGGATTCACACTCTTTCGCACCATGACCTGGCCGATGCTTGCCCCGCTGACCACGGTCGTGGTGGGGTTGGCGATCGTCGGGAGCCTCAAGACGTTCGACGTCATCTGGGGCATGACCAAGGGCGGTCCGGGACGGGTCTCGGAGACCCTCGCGCTGACCATGTTCAAGGAGACGTTCGTGAACAACTCCTACGGGCTCGGCGCCGCCGTGGCCCTGTTCCTGACCGTGGTGACGGTGCTGGCCTCCATCCTGTACCTGCGCCGTCAGCTCGCCGACTCCCGGGGGGCATGA
- a CDS encoding ABC transporter substrate-binding protein yields the protein MRSRTTTGLALLTGAALALSACSGGDVPEPGDGGNGDGNGDDGSSAEVTLDFFTDKAAWEPSFEDMNTASDGLAPQLSFTGYSDPTAYDAFIKQSFRTDERPDLFTWHTGDRLGELVEQGLVAETTDIWDQAIADGYVSEDLAANYTYDGKQYCVPLNVVYWVIYYNQDVFDEHGLDVPTTWEEFTAVANTLVDAGVVPLHQMNIIFEFVWFQAILAGMDPEAYDGLSDGSVSYTDPTVVEAMETWHQMQSDGYFIDPGVTTDPQTLLQTGETAMAYFGTFFTGQLTDLGMVSGEDYGMFVLPSVDPGLADTPVVVETGPLCVGTDSENEQAALDYSAWWMGTDAQSAWSDSRGDVSFNPNATVTDEALAEITAQVTGDGYQQLRRYLEATPTPIYTVAAEEFGAFVTNNDDPMGHLEAIQAEADAYWADQG from the coding sequence ATGAGAAGCAGAACCACGACCGGCCTCGCCCTGCTCACCGGGGCAGCCCTCGCCCTGTCCGCATGCTCCGGCGGCGATGTCCCCGAGCCGGGAGATGGCGGAAACGGAGACGGAAACGGTGACGATGGCAGCAGCGCCGAGGTCACCCTCGACTTCTTCACCGACAAGGCTGCCTGGGAACCCTCCTTCGAGGACATGAACACTGCCTCGGATGGCCTCGCCCCGCAGCTGTCGTTCACCGGCTACTCTGACCCGACCGCCTACGACGCGTTCATCAAACAGTCCTTCCGCACCGATGAGCGACCCGATCTGTTCACCTGGCACACCGGGGATCGACTCGGCGAACTGGTCGAGCAGGGCCTGGTGGCTGAGACCACCGACATCTGGGACCAGGCGATCGCCGACGGCTATGTGAGCGAGGATCTGGCCGCGAACTACACCTACGACGGCAAGCAGTACTGCGTGCCCCTCAACGTCGTCTACTGGGTCATCTACTACAACCAGGACGTCTTCGACGAGCACGGACTGGACGTGCCGACCACGTGGGAGGAGTTCACCGCGGTCGCTAACACGCTCGTCGACGCCGGGGTGGTTCCCCTGCACCAGATGAACATCATCTTCGAGTTCGTCTGGTTCCAGGCGATCCTTGCCGGGATGGACCCCGAGGCGTACGACGGCCTGTCCGACGGGTCGGTCTCCTACACCGACCCGACAGTGGTCGAGGCCATGGAGACCTGGCATCAGATGCAGTCCGATGGCTACTTCATCGACCCGGGCGTGACCACCGACCCGCAGACACTGCTGCAGACCGGTGAGACCGCGATGGCCTACTTCGGCACATTCTTCACCGGTCAGCTCACCGACCTCGGGATGGTCTCCGGAGAGGACTACGGCATGTTCGTCCTGCCCAGCGTCGACCCCGGCCTGGCTGACACCCCCGTCGTCGTCGAGACTGGACCGCTGTGCGTGGGCACCGACAGCGAGAACGAACAGGCTGCCCTCGACTACAGCGCCTGGTGGATGGGAACGGACGCACAGTCCGCCTGGAGCGACTCTCGCGGTGACGTCTCGTTCAACCCGAACGCGACTGTGACCGACGAGGCGCTCGCGGAGATCACCGCGCAGGTCACCGGGGACGGGTATCAGCAGCTGCGCCGCTACCTGGAAGCAACCCCGACGCCGATCTACACGGTGGCGGCCGAGGAGTTCGGCGCGTTCGTCACCAACAATGACGACCCGATGGGGCACCTGGAAGCCATCCAGGCCGAGGCCGACGCGTACTGGGCCGACCAGGGCTGA
- a CDS encoding FadR/GntR family transcriptional regulator, translated as MTSVHSFRRTLSSDLAQAVVALVESEGLRTGDPLESVKALAARFDVAVPTMREALRRLEGLGMVDFRHGSGIYVGPNAGRRVLANPLQSRPDADQLVELLEARRQIEPSLAMLAAEVRDPAGIALMDETLAQAQAQIASGDDRLWLTNLDFHRAVAAAGGNSVLVEVLDSIVLIHAEDQREILRLHGDADDDHAEHAHLAGCVRRGEPEAARDAAYSHLDHVVEVIRARRR; from the coding sequence ATGACTTCGGTTCATTCCTTTCGGCGCACGCTCTCCAGCGACCTGGCGCAGGCGGTCGTCGCCCTCGTGGAGAGCGAAGGACTGCGCACGGGCGATCCGCTGGAGTCGGTGAAGGCGCTCGCCGCCCGGTTCGACGTCGCCGTTCCGACGATGCGAGAAGCCCTGCGCCGCCTGGAAGGTCTCGGCATGGTCGACTTCCGGCACGGGTCCGGTATTTACGTCGGACCCAACGCCGGACGCCGGGTCCTCGCCAACCCGCTGCAGTCGCGCCCCGACGCCGATCAGTTGGTCGAGTTGCTGGAGGCACGCCGGCAGATCGAGCCCTCGCTGGCGATGCTCGCGGCCGAGGTCCGCGACCCCGCGGGGATTGCGCTCATGGACGAGACGCTCGCCCAGGCGCAGGCCCAGATCGCCTCCGGGGACGACCGCCTGTGGCTGACCAACCTCGACTTCCACAGGGCCGTGGCCGCAGCCGGCGGGAACAGCGTGCTCGTGGAGGTGCTGGACTCCATCGTGCTCATCCACGCCGAGGACCAGCGCGAGATCCTTCGTCTGCACGGCGACGCCGACGATGACCACGCCGAACATGCCCACCTCGCCGGCTGCGTGCGGCGCGGCGAACCCGAGGCGGCCCGTGACGCCGCCTACTCCCACCTCGACCACGTCGTCGAGGTGATCCGAGCCCGGCGTCGCTGA
- a CDS encoding DUF4185 domain-containing protein, with protein sequence MRYARALGAAAVGATALVAAIAAPASADNDRPSARCDLVDADIATSATVHADLEADFADYGDSGVGWTGGDSTYSIPLADGRTVWVFSDTFLGPVHEGGTRPLETPFLNNSFVVSDGGSLTTVTGGTDENPASLIEPPEDGGWYWVGDGLQADDGTIQLTALQFWYGGGGAFDFGWESNHLARFDPDTFELLDLTDLPSESGVQWASWIEPAGRYTYIYGVEDLGAEKYLHVARVRGADLTQPWRFWAGNRWSWDESRTTRLMDGVANEFSVAALADGYLLLTQDTHEIFSRNIVGYVGCSPTGPFEPIGTVYEMPEVGAGGSYGNPNIFAYNAHEHPELRTADDDSFTTVLTYNVNSFDSSELYEDVTIYRPRFVELSLDLE encoded by the coding sequence ATGCGATATGCCCGAGCCCTCGGTGCTGCGGCGGTCGGCGCGACCGCCCTGGTTGCCGCCATCGCGGCACCCGCGTCCGCGGACAATGATCGACCCTCCGCCCGCTGCGATCTGGTGGATGCTGACATCGCCACCAGTGCGACGGTGCATGCTGACCTGGAGGCTGACTTCGCCGACTACGGCGATTCCGGTGTGGGCTGGACCGGCGGGGACTCCACGTACTCCATCCCACTCGCGGACGGCCGCACCGTATGGGTCTTCTCTGACACCTTCCTCGGTCCGGTCCACGAGGGTGGGACGCGGCCGCTGGAGACGCCCTTCCTGAACAACAGCTTCGTCGTGTCCGATGGCGGGAGTCTCACCACGGTCACCGGGGGCACGGACGAGAACCCGGCCTCACTGATCGAACCGCCCGAGGACGGCGGGTGGTACTGGGTCGGCGACGGGCTGCAGGCCGACGACGGCACGATCCAGCTCACGGCTCTGCAGTTCTGGTACGGCGGGGGCGGCGCCTTCGATTTCGGCTGGGAGAGCAACCACTTGGCCCGGTTCGATCCGGACACCTTCGAACTGCTGGATCTGACCGACCTGCCGTCGGAGTCCGGGGTGCAGTGGGCGAGCTGGATCGAGCCGGCGGGCCGGTACACCTACATCTACGGCGTCGAGGACCTGGGTGCGGAGAAGTACCTGCACGTGGCGCGGGTGCGGGGGGCCGACCTGACCCAGCCCTGGCGGTTCTGGGCCGGTAACCGGTGGAGCTGGGATGAGTCCCGCACTACCCGGCTGATGGACGGCGTGGCCAACGAGTTCAGCGTGGCCGCCCTCGCGGACGGGTACCTTCTCCTCACCCAGGACACGCACGAGATCTTCAGCCGGAACATCGTCGGCTACGTCGGATGCTCACCGACCGGCCCGTTCGAGCCGATCGGCACGGTCTACGAGATGCCGGAGGTCGGTGCAGGCGGCAGCTACGGGAACCCGAACATCTTCGCCTACAACGCTCACGAGCACCCCGAGCTGCGGACAGCCGACGACGATTCCTTCACCACGGTGCTGACGTACAACGTCAACAGCTTCGATTCCTCCGAGCTGTACGAGGACGTCACGATCTACCGGCCGCGGTTCGTGGAGCTGTCCCTCGACCTCGAGTAG
- the hisN gene encoding histidinol-phosphatase: protein MASTNDAPRYDDDLRLAHVIADQVDAQTMSRFKALDLTVESKPDTTPVTDADRSGEEIVRSQLARARPRDAVLGEEFGSTGHGPRQWVIDPIDGTKNFVRGVPVWATLISLIDDGQPVLGVVSAPALNRRWWAALGSGAWTGRSLSKASRLHVSGVREITDASLSYSSLGGWEQLNLMDEFLMLEASCWRSRAYGDFWSYMLVAEGAVDIACEPELELYDMAALVPIVTEAGGRFTSLEGVDGPFGGNALATNGLLHEEALTQLTRH, encoded by the coding sequence ATGGCCTCCACGAATGACGCCCCCCGCTACGACGACGATCTCCGGCTGGCGCACGTGATCGCCGACCAGGTGGACGCTCAGACGATGTCCCGCTTCAAGGCGCTCGACCTGACCGTGGAGAGTAAGCCCGACACCACCCCGGTCACCGATGCGGACCGCTCCGGCGAGGAGATCGTGCGCTCACAGTTGGCACGCGCACGCCCGCGCGACGCCGTTCTGGGTGAGGAGTTCGGCAGCACCGGCCACGGACCCCGCCAGTGGGTGATCGACCCGATCGACGGCACGAAAAACTTCGTCCGCGGGGTTCCGGTCTGGGCCACGTTGATCTCGCTGATCGACGACGGCCAGCCGGTCCTGGGCGTCGTGAGCGCACCGGCTCTGAACCGCCGGTGGTGGGCTGCCCTCGGCTCCGGCGCCTGGACGGGCCGGTCACTGTCGAAGGCATCGCGTCTGCACGTCTCCGGGGTACGGGAGATCACCGATGCCTCGCTGTCCTACTCCAGCCTGGGCGGCTGGGAGCAGCTCAACCTGATGGACGAGTTCCTGATGCTGGAGGCCAGCTGCTGGCGCAGCCGCGCCTACGGCGACTTCTGGTCCTACATGCTCGTGGCCGAGGGCGCAGTGGACATCGCCTGCGAACCGGAGCTGGAGCTGTACGACATGGCTGCGCTGGTGCCGATCGTCACCGAGGCGGGCGGCCGGTTCACCTCACTCGAGGGAGTCGACGGCCCGTTCGGCGGCAACGCCCTGGCCACCAACGGGCTGCTGCACGAGGAAGCCCTCACGCAGCTCACCCGGCACTGA
- a CDS encoding DUF6912 family protein, which yields MRVYLGATLDDLDSSDGLIARPARAVTTSLRQALGTDADEEMAEYAALVLAAEDSLRLLADGAPLRRVVAAADVPDTAATPGEELARVHVPDLTWTDVVSFHVDSGEAHVRDLLERAVAGEAQAISAVGEEDLLWYDVTERETLLGER from the coding sequence ATGCGCGTCTACCTCGGTGCCACCCTCGACGACCTCGACAGCTCTGACGGGCTCATCGCACGTCCGGCCCGAGCGGTGACCACCTCCCTCCGCCAGGCCCTCGGCACCGACGCCGACGAGGAGATGGCCGAATATGCCGCCCTGGTCCTCGCTGCCGAGGACTCGCTCCGCCTGCTCGCTGACGGGGCGCCGTTGCGGCGGGTCGTGGCAGCAGCCGATGTTCCCGACACCGCGGCCACACCGGGTGAGGAGCTCGCCCGAGTGCACGTGCCTGATCTCACGTGGACCGACGTCGTGAGCTTTCACGTCGACTCCGGCGAAGCGCACGTGCGGGACCTGCTCGAGCGCGCGGTGGCCGGAGAGGCGCAGGCGATCAGCGCCGTCGGGGAGGAAGACCTGCTCTGGTATGACGTGACCGAACGCGAGACGCTGCTCGGCGAGCGGTGA
- a CDS encoding AAA family ATPase has protein sequence MSTGVLLALSGTVEADLLGRIERRSDLTVVRRCADLTELVAAAAAGLGAVAVLDADDPVDRRIVARLRSAGTSAVVLCDERERTTYADLGAMPVVRGADPLPAIEALAAGVPARVPDPATGADAAAPGTVPDAMVDDLPGPGEPEPESETSAEGSEPIPHGEREPARMVVVTGAPGSPGRTTLAVALADELAAARHEVVLVDADLWGGAIAQTLGLVADTAGLSAAIRSADRGSLDQAALERLLVPVGDRLRVLTGLARAARWREIGPESLEVVLAELRSRVDWVVVEAPVLVPDDEAGFDFGPGRNAVAHALYAGADDLLVVGAAEPIGLERLVQALLDLDDVPGLPDRRTVVNRLRLSAAGPHPELSVAEALHRFAGVAEPVLVPDDRALADRALLTASTWRSAGPMSPARLAVRDLARRLTDEAGRPAPLMGRRRERRENRGRLWRRRRAD, from the coding sequence GTGAGCACGGGTGTGCTGCTGGCACTCTCCGGCACCGTTGAAGCGGATCTGCTCGGACGCATCGAGCGGCGCAGCGACCTGACGGTGGTGCGCCGCTGCGCCGACCTCACCGAACTCGTGGCTGCCGCCGCGGCGGGACTGGGTGCCGTGGCCGTGCTCGATGCCGACGATCCGGTGGACCGCCGGATCGTGGCTCGGCTTCGATCGGCCGGCACCTCCGCCGTGGTGCTCTGTGACGAGAGGGAGCGCACCACCTACGCCGATCTCGGGGCGATGCCGGTCGTGCGCGGGGCGGACCCGCTACCGGCGATCGAGGCACTCGCCGCCGGGGTTCCGGCTCGGGTGCCCGACCCGGCAACCGGCGCGGACGCCGCCGCCCCGGGCACGGTGCCGGACGCGATGGTGGACGATCTGCCCGGCCCCGGTGAACCGGAGCCTGAGTCCGAGACGTCAGCGGAAGGCAGCGAACCGATACCGCACGGTGAGCGTGAGCCCGCTCGGATGGTGGTCGTGACCGGTGCCCCTGGATCTCCCGGGCGCACCACGCTCGCGGTCGCCCTGGCCGACGAGCTCGCCGCCGCCCGCCACGAGGTGGTACTCGTCGACGCCGACCTCTGGGGTGGGGCGATCGCCCAGACCCTCGGATTGGTCGCCGACACCGCTGGCTTGTCTGCCGCGATCAGGTCCGCCGACCGTGGCAGCCTCGACCAGGCCGCTCTGGAGCGCCTGCTCGTTCCGGTCGGTGACCGGCTGCGCGTGCTCACCGGACTGGCTCGGGCCGCACGATGGCGCGAAATCGGGCCCGAGAGCCTGGAGGTGGTCCTGGCCGAGCTGCGCTCACGCGTCGACTGGGTCGTGGTGGAGGCGCCGGTGCTCGTGCCCGATGACGAGGCGGGGTTCGACTTCGGTCCCGGTCGCAATGCGGTGGCCCACGCCTTGTACGCCGGTGCGGACGACCTGCTGGTGGTTGGTGCGGCCGAGCCGATCGGACTGGAACGGCTGGTGCAGGCACTACTGGATCTCGACGACGTCCCTGGCCTCCCTGACCGTCGTACCGTGGTCAACCGGTTGCGGCTGTCCGCCGCCGGACCGCATCCGGAGCTGTCGGTGGCCGAGGCGCTGCATCGCTTCGCCGGGGTTGCCGAGCCTGTGCTGGTGCCGGACGATCGGGCCCTGGCCGACCGGGCGTTGCTGACGGCCAGTACCTGGCGCAGTGCTGGGCCGATGTCCCCGGCCCGGCTGGCGGTGCGCGATCTCGCCCGCCGGCTCACGGACGAGGCGGGCCGACCCGCGCCACTGATGGGACGCCGTCGGGAGCGGCGGGAGAACCGTGGCCGGCTCTGGCGGCGCCGTAGGGCAGACTGA